Genomic window (Accipiter gentilis chromosome 7, bAccGen1.1, whole genome shotgun sequence):
ATTCACATTACAACCTGCCAGGACAGAAGTTAAAAACTGTCAATATGATATGCAGGAAGGCTGGGGGTAGTTTCTGCATGTTTAGTTTCCCCACCAATGGTTGGGGGACACAGCACCCTTGGGAGTCAATGATGTTTTCCAGTAGTATTTGACACTGGCTGTAACGGGCACAATTCagctcagaagagcagcagcaactcCCGGGACCTGCAACATGTGCTTTAGTCTCTAAATAGGGCTTATGTGGAAATTGAAATTTAAATTTGACAGAAAAAATAGTGAAATCCTTTGTTTTGGAGTGCTGGCAACTCTTTTCATGCAGATGTGAGCTGAATCAGTTTCTCCATTCATCTGTCACATAAACAGTTGTATTCTCTTATAAAAATGTGTAGGGCTAAGTCTGTAGAGTTTCACATAGGAGATGGAGAGGAAGCCTTTATCTTCCTGaggcttgcttttgtttttttaagagataaaCAAGGAATGAATTTCTGAAGTTAACTAAAGCTACTAAGGGATTGGAGATCCCAAAGAGACTTTTTCCAGGTATTGTTGGTTTGATGTTGTCAGTATAAAGGTGGTACTTAAGAATATCTAATAGGCCTGAGGAAACCTAAGCTTTTTCAGTACAAATGGATCCTCTGGTGCAAAAATTGGAATGTGACAGAAGTGCTTTGAATTACTGACTGATTCTCAGGACTTATGACCTCCTGTAATACACTATTGTTGCTGCAAGCCATAAATCCAGAACAGGGCTGAGCTGGCAGTTTCTGTGAACAGGGAACAATTATGAACTTGGAATGCACCATGCAAAACAAAGGCTGGTTCTTCCCTTGTTTACAgatgtattattttaatactgAAGGCTCTGTGCCATAGATTATCTCTAAATTATGAGGTGGGTTTCTCAGCCTTTGAGGTGGTTAGAAGTTTTTTTGGACAGTAATATTTTCAAGCTTCCAGAGAGCAAGTCTTTTCAAATGCCATGAACTACTCACTGATGGTTTGAGAATGCATTCTTACAATCAGATTAAAGACATGTGCCTGGATTTAGGTGCCTAGCAATTATGGAATGACATCACATTAAAATATGTAAGTCAAGGTATTTGTGTCCTTGGTATAATCAGTTAATGGCTGAAAACTGGGGATCTGTGGATCTTCaggttttttcagtgtaaaagtatagaatgaaatataaacttttaaataaaatccagCAGTTCATAAGCTGTGTAATCAGTGTATCTTTATAATTTTCAGTTGCACATCAGAGCACAGAAACAGaggatttaattattttcttgagATGTTACAATTCTATCAATGATCATCCTTTATCTGTGTAAATGATTTCTCTGTCTCTATCGTAACATATCTCCAGAGAGCTTTAGCAAGTTGCTACTCAtcatgtttcatttaatttcatttctcagTAGTCTCCAATATTGCCTGGTCTGAAGATGGACATATAAATGGATCCCTGAAGGCTTTGTATCAGGagacagaaaactggaaaatgtgGGTGACAAATGCTTGACAAAGAAAGTGCCTTGTAATCTTGAGTACAGAAAAGGTAAGTATTAGTTTGCCTCTAGACTCCAACCTGTGTTGAAATACAGTGAGAGACCTGTTAGAAAAAAATGAGTAGTTTAAAAGGAGGTTCTATCTCCACGTTCTGCTTAAAATTGTTCAAAGGACTTGCCAGCATttgagaaaaggacagggagagtaATCCACAGCTGAATGCACAACAAAGAAAGCAGGAGTTATTTCCCCAAGTCCCTTATTCATTAGACGAGGCCAGCATTTTGTTCAGAAGCAAAAGCCAAACAATAGAAAGCCATTTAAGGACCATGGGATGTTTTCTATGGCTTCCTTTGGGTGCAGCATTGTTCTCATATTAAGTAGCTGAGAGTGCAAATGATAAAGATAAAAATGACGAACCCAAAGTTGCTTTAATGGAACTCCATTTCATCTGCAGGTATCTTACAGCCTGGATTTAATGGAAAAATCTGTGCACATTAGGTGACAACAGCCGTGCAGTGAGCAGCCAAGTTTTGCCATTAATAATGGACAAGCTAAGGAAGAGCATTAGTATAATTGTTGTTGTAATGCCAAGGATGTGAATGGAATGATAACAGGAATGAATATGACATTTAACCATTCAAGGTGAAAGAGATTTCTGTGATGAAATGCATCTATGATATTTCATGACACTTTGAaccaacaaataaacaaatagtCAGCAAAACTTTGAGGACCTACGTGTCATATTAGTTTCATGTTTGCCCCAATTATGCACATGAACAAATTGCACCTTAGGTGATCCCCATGATCTAGGGAACTGTATAAAAGCTCTTCCAACTCGGGGCTCTTCATTCCACCTTGCTTGCTTTATTCACCTCTGTGAAAGGGGTAAGTATCATTCTATGTGATCTCTTTCCTAAAATGCTGGTATCtcttttctgctggttttaattAAGGTCAGAATAATCCATAAGTATTCGAAGATTCTTAGTAATGTTGGATTATTtcactgtgaatttatttttcttacttggTGTTGGACATCCAtgtatttgtgtttaaaatggtaaaactatgtttttcaaaaattattGTTTCCTGTTAATACAAACTTGAGCTATCAAAGCAGCTTCTAAAGCATCATCGGAAACCTTGTTCAATCACTaggaattttttaaagattttgcaTGTGAGTTTTTGATATGTGTCTGTGTATATGCATGTTTTTGTTGAGGGGACAAGCTTAACCAAAAAGAATATAGAAGTATTGCCTAAAGAAGTATTGGAAAACAGAGATGAAACTAGGAGATCCTAACCTACCCTTTACTTTGTCCATGCTTTGAGTgaggagttggactagatgacctccagaagtctctTCTAATCTAATACTTTATTGGttctagtggggaaaaaaattgtttacaggCAGTATTCCTAGTCCTTCCAAGGGATCCTATGGTGAAAGTCTTTCTGAAGAGCTCACACCCCAACATACTTATCTGCAGTAGAAACCTAGCCCTAGTTATCTGAGTGTACCAGTTTCCCACCTGGGAAATCAGACAAATAATCTTTTCACCCACCCTGTGGCCCCCAAGCTACTTTGCAACCACTTCAGGGCAGGGAATGCCTTATTTAATCTGTGTTTATAGCAGGTTCAGCATACTGGCAGCATGACTTCAGCTCCTGCTTCTGGAAGAACATTGCAAGTCAATATGACAGAGTTGTTCTTCTGGCTACCCATTAATTTACCACAGGAGTTTTGCTGGTTGTCAGGTCACACTGTTTTGGCTAGtataaaacaaacatgaaatgaCCTTTCAGGTACAGACAATGTAAGAGGGGCTGCAAAGTATAGCGGAAGTAATTTGTAAAGGAAAGATAATATTTTTGCAGTGTTTGGCAGTGGCGTAGAACAAAGAACTACTTCATAAAGGGAACCAAGTAGAAGAAATTAGGAATGAGACCATAAAAGAGATGACTGATCAGTGTGCAATCTGGGCAATGGTGATTTACAAGAGGGAGAGAGACCtcatgaaaaatactgaagaaaaagaagcacaATCAAGACCTAAAAGATAAAGCCATTATTTTAGTCCATGTGTCCaaatttcaaactctttttcCCACTGAATTTGTGTCTTTCGTTTACTCCCCAGTGTGTATTGCAGCTTACCTCCATCCTTGCAAGATGTCTTGCTACAACCTGTGCTCCAACTCTGCCTGTGGCGTCAaccgcccccagcccctcgctgACAGCTGCAATGAGCCGTGCGTCCGTCAGTGCCCTGACTCCACAACTGTGATCCAGCCACCTCCTGTTGTCatcaccttccccggccccatcctcagctccttcccacaggatTCGGCTGTGGGATCATCTGGAGCACCTGTCCTTgggggctacgggggctacggctCCCTGGGCTATGGGGGCCTGTATGGCTTTGGGGGCTATGGCTCCCGGGGCTATGGGGGTCTGTATGGCTATGGGGGCTATGGCTCCCGGGGCTATAGGGGTCTGTATGGCTATGGAGGCTATGGCTCCCTGGGCTGTGGGGGCCTGTATGGCTGTGGAGGCTCTCTTGGTTACGGGGGTCTATATGACTATGGTAGACCCTATGGTTCTGGGTATTGCAACCCTTACTCCTCCTGGTCCAACAGGTACAGCCATGGCAGCTGCGGGCCCTGCTAAACACAACAGGAAAGTCCACTGAGTAAAGTACAAGTAAAAAACAAAATGCGGATTCACCAGTGAGCAGATGAGTGACAGCTTTGTTAAAGCACTCACAAACCCTGTTCAGTGCAGTGCTTTCTGCATGCTCTgcacctctcctttttttcctttgaattttttccTGGTATCATCATGGGTTCAATTCCTTACTATCTTCTACTTTATCATACCTGTGACTGAATGCAGTGAGACTTTTAACAGTgtctttcaaaatgtgtttgtCTCTGACATCTTGGATACACATTCTTAATATTGcaatgtatttttgttcttttcattctcattaaaattctgttgcatcatttaaaataagtgtgttgtggttttttgttctcATCCATTCTGAATTTGCCAACTTTTCTGGATAAAGCTGCCTGTTGTACATACGGCTGTGATAATATTGTGCAAATCTTGCCCACATAGTGAAAGTCTCCATGAGGAGCCCTTGCTAGGCCTGTTTCACCACTGAATTGCAACAACATGGTCACAAAGTGCTGTCCATAGATGAACAGCAGCCTTCTCTACAAATACTTTATTAGACTCTCCATTCATGAGTTTGTGTGATAATTCTTTGAACTACAAGTGACTATTCACACTCTGAAAGTTAAGCTCTTACTTATTCCACTGCAGACTTCTAATCCAATGTTGTACAAGTAATTACACCTCCACTGCTTGTAATGGAAGATTGGTGACTGATATTAAGTGAATTTCAGATTCTGTGTTTCTCTAGCACAGACCAGCCTAGATCTATGCTATTAAATTGTCTCACTCTCCGAAATTCTGGCTGTGTGCAGATGACGCTTCCTTAAAACCACAATAAGGACCATGTGCATAATTTCACAGTATATCAGACTGAGTTTGTGGGTTTGGGACTTCTTTGGTTCTGTTTAAGTTATGTatacattaaatataaataaaatttgtgtaaatATTATATAGGTAGCCTAAAAACGAACAAAAATACTGCACTGTACATGGCATAGCTTTTTAAGTTATCAGTAAAGCATGTAACCATCTTCTGATTCAAGCAGATGCTTATCTCACAAGATAGTTTTCTTTATGTGGTTCAGCTGCCAAAAGATCTTAGGCTACATATTTTACTACAGTAAAAAGGATGGCTAAGCATAACGTAACAATGTTCAGAGAACATCCAACTAGATACTGAAGGCAGAATAcgaaaaaagaaaggcaagatcTGCTGTGCATGCCCAGCTCCACTCTCTGTAACTGGACAGTGCTTAAAGCACACTTCTCAGCACATGTTACCTAAAAAGTCAGCTATAaatcttccttttatttgtttttatttagttGTCTCTGGTAAATTTAATAGCTTTTCCAGCAAGAGCCACAGTTTCCACAGCGGTATCCAGTATCAAAACAACAGCCAGAAGGGATGTTCTACTTGCTGCCAGGTCCTAAAAACCTGTAAGAAAATTTGTTGTGATAAAGACTACTATAACAAAAGCTCCCATAACAAAAGGAGGCCTTAAGTATGGGTGCTAACAGATATCCCACTATCCTGTCCTGAAGGAAGGAACTAAGCACCTGGGCTGGTAAGGTGATGACAATGGATGGTGGCTGAGCCACTGCCCTCAGGTCAGGGCAGTCAGCTCCTTGCAGCTATAGGCACTGGTGCTGGACATGAATTGGCTGAGTGGAAACATGACTAAATATAAGTGTAACACAGCACAAATTCCcctggagcaggaagaaaagcttAGATGCTTAGATCTCATGGAAATGGGAAAGGCACAGAAGTCTGGATCCTCTGCAAGACTAATTTAGTTCCAGATCCATCCCACCTAATTGTAGCTACCCCGCCAACATCTACTTGCTGCTGTGGATGTAATTCCTCAAATTTGTA
Coding sequences:
- the LOC126040426 gene encoding scale keratin-like isoform X2, whose amino-acid sequence is MSCYNLCSNSACGVNRPQPLADSCNEPCVRQCPDSTTVIQPPPVVITFPGPILSSFPQDSAVGSSGAPVLGGYGGYGSLGYGGLYGFGGYGSRGYGGLYGYGGYGSRGYRGLYGYGGYGSLGCGYSSWSNRYSHGSCGPC
- the LOC126040426 gene encoding scale keratin-like isoform X3, yielding MSCYNLCSNSACGVNRPQPLADSCNEPCVRQCPDSTTVIQPPPVVITFPGPILSSFPQDSAVGSSGAPVLGGYGGYGSLGYGGLYGFGGYGSRGYGGLYGYGGYGSRGYRGLYGYGGYGSLGCGGWSNRYSHGSCGPC
- the LOC126040426 gene encoding scale keratin-like isoform X1; the encoded protein is MSCYNLCSNSACGVNRPQPLADSCNEPCVRQCPDSTTVIQPPPVVITFPGPILSSFPQDSAVGSSGAPVLGGYGGYGSLGYGGLYGFGGYGSRGYGGLYGYGGYGSRGYRGLYGYGGYGSLGCGGLYGCGGSLGYGGLYDYGRPYGSGYCNPYSSWSNRYSHGSCGPC